The genomic segment CCGATCACCGCGCCGAAGACAACCAGAATCCCTATGATCGCGAACATGCAAACCTCCCCGGCGCCCACGTGACCCGATTGCCACCCGCATGTGCGCTCGTCTCCATCCCTTCCCGCGCCCGATTCAAAACTTCCGCAAGCGCCTCACCCGGCTCCGCCTTAGACGCTCCCACGCTCACCGTGAGCGTCAGCCGGTCGCCCCACCAGCGAAAATCCGCCGTGCGCGCAAGTCCTGCCAGCAGCTGCGCATGATTCGCCAGCACCTCGCCACTCGCCTCGTGTGAAAGCACCAGGAACTCGCCGTCTCCCCAGCGCCCTACCTCTTCGCCTGCGCGCAGATGATTGGCCAGCGTGCGCTCCACGTTCTCCAGCATCGCCTCGCACGCCCGCGCCCCATGCGTTTTGCGCATGGACTCCGCCTGATCCACCGTGATCCACAGCAGGCCCAGCGGAACCGCCTCATGCACAAACCGCTCATACTCCGTTTCAAGGTGATCGCGAAGCTCAGCCTGGCTCGCCCTTACCTCCGAGCCCTCGCTGGTATCGCCATGGGGAAGGGCATTGGCATGTTCTGAGGGATGAAACACCATCGCCGTGCCGATCCGCCCGCCCAGCGGATCGCGCAGCACCAGCCTGCGAGTGATCGCCGGGATGTCATGCCCCTGCTTGTGCTGCGCGTGCACCAGTGTCCCGCGCGCCAGCAGCGGACTGCTCGCCGGCGCCATGAGTAGTTCGCTGCGCTCGAACAAGCCGCACGCTGTCAGCGGTTCGAGCCCCTGCGGAAGCTCGCGTCCGATTATCCCCGCGTTAGGATGTCCGGTGATGATCTCTGCTGCGTGGTTCCAGAACACCACGCGATCCGCCTCGTCCAGCAGCGCCAGCCCCTCGGGATACACCTCAAGGGCAGCTTCCACCAGTTCTGCTCGGTCGGCCATCGCTGCCTCCCCACCCTTTCATCGGCAGCGGAGGCAGCAACTTCATTCAGATCAGGCGTGCGCTGTTGTTTTCAAAGCGCGCTGTGCGTAATTCCCGCCGCGCCGCGGCAGACGAACAATAAACCGCGTGTCGCCGGGCTTCGACTCTACCGCGATCTGCCCATCGAATTTCTGCGTCACGATGCGATGCACAATGTCCAGCCCAAGCCCCGTTCCCGACCCCTGTGGCTTCGTCGTGAAGAACGCTTCCCAAATATGCGGCAGAACCGCTTCAGGAATCCCCGCGCCCTGGTCGCCGATGCTGATCACCAGCCACTCCGGCTCCGTCCACGTCGCAATCTCGATCTTGCCGTTGGCTGGCGACGCGTCTGCCGCATTGTCGATCAGGTTAGTCCACACCTGCGACAGCGCCGAGCCGCGCGTCTCAATCACTGACGGCGACGCATCAAATCGCTTCTCCACCTTGATCTGCTTGATGCGCAGCTTATGCCCCAGAATCGTCAGCGTGCTCTGCAGGCTATCGTGCACGTCCAGATCGCGTGCCGGTGACTTCTCGTCGTACGCAAACTTCTTCACAGCCGACACCAGGTCCGACACCCGCCCCAGACTCTCCTCGATCGTGCACACCTGCTTCATGCTCGACACCATCGCGCCTAGCCAGTTGAGCACATCGGAAAACGGGCCGCGCTCGAAGAAGACCTGCGCGCACTGCAGTTCCGAAGTTTGAAAACCCATCTCTACCAGGGCCGGTCCGATCGTCCACGCATTCTCGACGCCGGCAGACTCGAGCCACTGAGATAACTCTTCTTCCGCATCGGCCTGATCGACGCTGCTGAGTGCCGTGAGGCGGCAGCTCTGCATTGTGTGCCGCAGCAACTCCTGGATGCAGCTAAGCTGCTCGGCCGTCTTGGGCTTCGCACCAATGCGAACCCCAAGTTCCTGCAGGATGCGCAGGTTCTCGCGCAACTGCGCGGCAGATCGCTTCGCAGCCGAACCAGGATTGTGCAGTTCGTGCATCAATCCCGCCGCCAGCGTGCCCAGCGTCACCAGTTTCTCGCGATGCAACGCCTCTACCTGGTAAGCGGAAACACGCTCGGACATGTCGTGCACAATCATCTTGCGCACTGCCGGGCAACAGGACATCACGTCCCAGAACTGCTGCTCTGAAAGCCGCACCAGCACCGAGTCCTCAACAGCGCGAATAAAGAACGTCGACGACTCCTTGCCATACAGCAGCGGAGTCTCGCCAAATCCCTCGCCAGCCTTGGCAAATCCCACCGCTGTCAGCGATCCATCCTGCTCCTGGCGATCGGCGCGCAGCTTGCCTTCCAGCACCACCGAGTACCACAGGGGAGACTCGCCCGGCTTGCAGATGATGCTTTCCGCCGGGGCAGTCACCCGCATCAGCGGCTCTGGGCCGTTCAGCACTGAAAGGTCTGATTCAGCAAAACGCGGCAGGGCCTTCAGCGCTGCTTCCACTGCCGCAAATTGCACGTCTTCCGTTTGCACCGGCTTGCCGTCCACCGGCCAGTTCATGCCCGGTTTGTCGCTTTCCTGAGCCACTGAGTCCCCTTGCCCCCCGTCCCCGCTCTTAGAATCCGGCGAGGTACTGGTGAATAAACTGCACGGCGATCGAGCCTTCCCCCACCGCCGATGCCACGCGTTTCACCGATCCGTGGCGCACATCCCCGGCTACAAATACTCCGGGAACGCTCGTTTCCAGAAGAAACGGCTCGCGAGTCTCCTGCCACTCCGGCGGCAACTTGCCGTCGTTGCGCAAATCGGGCCCCGCGAGAATAAAACCCTTCTCATCGCGCAGAATTGCCGGTGGAAGCCAATCCGTACGCGGCGCAGCCCCGATGAACACGAAGAGCGATTCAGCCTTGACCTCCTCTTCGCCATTTGGTCCGCGCAGCCGCAACCCCTCCAGATGCTCCTCGCCAATGGCTCGGATGACCTGCGTTTGCGGCCTCAACACAATATTCGATGTGCGACCGATCTCATCGATCAAATATTTCGACATGGTTGCCGCCAGACCCGGTCCGCGCACCAACATGGTCACTGTTCGGGCATATTTGGAGAAATGCAGCGCGGCCTGCCCTGCCGAATTCGCGCCTCCCACCACATAGACGTCCTCATCCTTGCAACTGGGAGCCTCCACCAGCGCCGCCCCGTAGTAGATACCCCGGCCAGTCAGCCGTTCCGCGCCCGGAACGTCCAGCTTGCGGTACTGAACACCCGGAGCCAGAACCACCGCATGCGAGGAAACTTCGCGGCCATCGCTCATGCAGATAAAGTTGTACTGCCCATCGATGCGCAGCCCGGCCGCCCGTTGCGTGACGAACTCCACGTCAAAAGCCTGCGCCTGCAACAACGCGCGCTGGCCCAGTTCGGCACCCGTTATCCCCTGGTGGAAGCCCAGGTAGTTCTTGATCAGTGAAGTTGTTCCGGCCTGCCCGCCCGGCGCCTCCGGCTCAACTACCAGCGTACGCAAGCCCTCGCTCGCACCGTACACCGCCGCCGCCAGTCCCGCAGGTCCGCCTCCCACCACCACAAGGTCGTAAAAATCCTTGCTGGCCTGGATCTTCAGTCCCACGCGCTGGGCCAGCTCCTCGGGCGAGGGCGCTGCAAGCGATGCTCCGTCCGGAAACAGCACAACCGGGAACTCAGCCGACTCGAGCTTCCGCTCCTGAAGCAGCTTCGAGCCCTCTTCCCCGTCCACGTCCAGCCAGCGGTAGGGCACATGATTGCAACTCAGGAAGCTGCGGATCTCGTGGTCCCGCGCCGACCACCGATGGCCCAGCACCGTAAGCCCTTCAAACCGCGGCCGGTAGCCCAGCCTCCAGCTCTCCAACAGATCGCTGACTACCGGGTACAGACGCTCCTCAGGTGGATCCCACGGCTTGTTGAGGTAGTAGTGAATGCGCGCGCTATTGATCGCCTGGATCGCCGCCTCGGTATCGGCATACGCCGTCAGCAACACCCGCCGCGCCTCGGGATAAACCTCTCGTGACCGTTCCAGCACCTGCACGCCCGTCAGCCCCGGCATGCGCTGATCGCTGATCAGCAGCGCCACGTTTTCGTTACGTTCCTTTACCTGCGACAACGTGTCCAGCGCGGCCTGGCCTCCGGCAGCGCGCATCACGCGGTAATCGGCCCCATAGCGCCGGCGCAGATCCTGCACCACCGCCTCAAGCACATTCACGTCATCATCCACGGCCAGAATGATTGGTCTCGCCATATCTCCAGTGTACGGGCCCCCGCAAGCCATCTCGAGCGAACACCACGACCCCTGATGCCCCACCCTAGTGCCTGACCCTCACCCCTGAGCCTCGGCCCTCGCCAAGCTCCCACATCCACCCCATTCGTGGGATTTTTTCTTTTGTGACGGCCGTGACAGACTGTAAGCTCGTAAACGAAATACAGACAGTTAGCGGAACAAGCACCAAATTGGTACCGGGCTGAGTGAGCACGGGGCCGATACGCGTATTTCAATTTCGGCAGAGAAGGGAATTGGGGGACTGCCGATATGGTGCAGGGGGAAGCTGAATTTCCAAAGCGGCACAGTACGGCACGGGTCTGTCGGGCCGGCATGATCGGCTCAGTATAGACGCGCGCGTTGTCGCGGCGGTTGAGGCGCACACTATGAAGAAGATCATTCTCGCTGATTCCCAGGCCATTTTCCGGGCAGGGACGGCAAAGGTTCTGGCAGCCGACGACGATTTGCGCATCATTGCTCAATGCGCGGACCTGGAACGGCTGTTCCACGCCATCGATACATTTCCCGGATCCATCATTCTCTTTGCGGCCTCTCTGAGACCCGACCTGCTCCAATTGCGTCGGCGTCTTGAGAAGGCCGGCAGCAGGGGCATCGTCATCGCCGAGAACAGTGAAGCGGCCCAGGTCTACGTGCAGCAGGGCTTCCGCGGTGTGATCTTTCGGAATGTCACCGGCCAGGCTCTCGTCGACTGCGTCCGCCGCGTCTCCAACGGCGATACCTGGATTCCACCGCAACTGGCTGCCGTGAGTCCCGTGGACGAAGACGTCGTCGGCACCCGCGTCCGAGACCGCCTCACCCCCAAGGAAATGCGCATCGTCGCCCTCATCGTACAGGGCTGCAAGAACCGTGACATCGCCCTTCGTCTCAAAACCACCGAGCAGGTCATCAAGAACTATCTCCGCTCCATTTACGATAAGACCGGCGTTTCCGACCGCCTCGAACTCGCCCTGTTCACCATCCATCACCGCGCCCTCGCCGCAGCAGCAGCGGAAATGAGCACCAAGATGGATGCCGAAGAACAGGCCGCCACCGGCGCCGTCGCCTGACCTGCCACAAACCATTTCGCCAGGAACAACGGGGTTCCGCCAATACGCGGAACCCCGTCGATCTTTGAAGGCTATCGAAAGGGGGCCCGATGGTGCGTGGTTTAGGCGACGCAGACTTGCTGGTCTAATAGCACTCCATTCTTTCCATTCCAGTCGCGCAACTATTCCCTCCCGCCCGGGTCTACGCCTTCAACCCTGCGACCGCCTGCCTCCGGAAAGAACCACCCCCGGGAAGACGTGAGCAGAGTACGGGGGTTTCCTGGCAACGGCCTTGTACGCGATGGCGCGCGCCCGAATGTGAGGCGGTAATGACCACTAGATTATTTTTGACCCTGGCTCTGGCGGCTGGAATACCCGCCTTCGCCGCAGCTCAGAATCCCGACAACCCGCCCCAGGCTGATCCGCAGGTCTCCGGCCCCGCCCAGCTCACCGACGTTCAGTCCGGCTCACCCCAGGGTTACCTCGACCCCAACTTCGCCAACAAGCCGCACGCCGGTACCCCCCTCCCGTCCGACGGTTCCGCCACGGCGGCCCCACCCCCCTCCAGCCCGAATCAAGCCCCGAACTGGTACAAGGACTCGCCCCAGGCCTACGATCACGGCGCCTCCAAGCCTCGCCATCTTCGCGCCCCCAAGAACCGCCCCCAGGTCTACGACGACACTCAATCCGAGCCCGCCCCATCGAGTGAAGTGGCCCAGGAGAATCCGCCCGAACAGCCTCAGGAGCTGCCGCCCGCACAGTCCGACGACGAACCGACCCCCCAGGTCCAGCCCCTCCCCCGCTACTACGGTGGCCAGTCCAGCCAGCAGCAATATGACCAGCAGCAGTATCAAGACCAGCAGGCCTACGCCGGCCAGCCTCAGCAAAACTATCAGCAGCCCCAGGACTACGCATACCAGGGCGAACCTGATTACCCCCAGGACGACTACGGCTCTGGAGCCGTACAGCCCACTCAGCAACCCCTCGGCGCTGAGCAGCTTGAACAGCTCGTAGCCCCCATCGCGCTCTACCCTGACCAGCTCGTCGCCCAGATCCTCACCGCCTCCACCTATCCCGCACAGATCACCGCGGCCGACCAGTTTGTTCGCTCCATGAACGGTGCCCAGCCCGAGCAGATCGCCCAGGGCGCCAACGCGCAGACCGGCTGGGACCCGAGCGTGAAGGCCCTCACCGCTTTCCCCCAGGTCCTCGCCATGCTCGACGGCAACCTGCAGTGGACCGCCGCCCTCGGCAACGCCTATTACAACCAGCCGCAGGATGTCCTCGAGACCATCCAGCTCCTTCGCCAGCGCGCCCAGCAGGACGGCAACCTCCAGAGCACCGCGCAGCAGCAGGTGATCCAGCAGCCCAACTACATTCAGATCGAGCCCACCAACCCCGAATACGTCTACGTCCCCAGCTACAACCCGTGGTACGTTTACGGCGCTCCCATCGCCCCCTACCCCAGCTTCGAATTCGGTGACTGGGGCCTTTACATCGGCGGCGGAATCGGTTGGGGCCTGCGCTTCGCAGTGGCTCCGTTCTTCAACTTCGGTTTCGGCTTCGGATACTGGGGCCTTGATTGGGCCAGAGGCGGCTGCCTCTACAACCACGGTTATTATTGGAGCCACAGCCATGAGGTTCGCGACTGGGGCTTCGCCCACGGCGGCCGCCGCTGGGACGGCGGACGCAGCGGTTGGAACCACGGTGGCTACGGTGGCCGCGACTACGCCCGCTTCGGCAACTACAACCACGAGCCCATGAACATCCACGGCGCCCCCGGGCCCCGTAGCGGCGGTCACTCCTTCTTCGGCGGCTCTCAGCAGGAACTACACCGCATGCAGCCGGCCCGCCCCATGCAGGGTTACGGACACATGCAGGGCGGCTTCACGCGCCCGCAGTCTCCTGGTCAGCAGGCCTTCAGCCACCTACCCCCCGCCAACGGCCGTCCCGAGCAGTTCCGGGGCCGCACCCAGCCATACGGCGGTCAGCCCTTCTCCGGACGCCAGCCCCTTGCCGGCGGCCCCCAGCCCTTCCGCGGTGGCTCTCCTGGTTTCGGCGGCCGTAACGAACCCTACTCCCGCCCTCAGCCGGTCGCCCCGTCTCCCCGCCCCGGCAATGGCTTCGGTGGCTACCCCCGTCCGAACCAGGGATACATGGGT from the Occallatibacter riparius genome contains:
- a CDS encoding sensor domain-containing diguanylate cyclase — its product is MADRAELVEAALEVYPEGLALLDEADRVVFWNHAAEIITGHPNAGIIGRELPQGLEPLTACGLFERSELLMAPASSPLLARGTLVHAQHKQGHDIPAITRRLVLRDPLGGRIGTAMVFHPSEHANALPHGDTSEGSEVRASQAELRDHLETEYERFVHEAVPLGLLWITVDQAESMRKTHGARACEAMLENVERTLANHLRAGEEVGRWGDGEFLVLSHEASGEVLANHAQLLAGLARTADFRWWGDRLTLTVSVGASKAEPGEALAEVLNRAREGMETSAHAGGNRVTWAPGRFACSRS
- a CDS encoding ATP-binding protein, with amino-acid sequence MAQESDKPGMNWPVDGKPVQTEDVQFAAVEAALKALPRFAESDLSVLNGPEPLMRVTAPAESIICKPGESPLWYSVVLEGKLRADRQEQDGSLTAVGFAKAGEGFGETPLLYGKESSTFFIRAVEDSVLVRLSEQQFWDVMSCCPAVRKMIVHDMSERVSAYQVEALHREKLVTLGTLAAGLMHELHNPGSAAKRSAAQLRENLRILQELGVRIGAKPKTAEQLSCIQELLRHTMQSCRLTALSSVDQADAEEELSQWLESAGVENAWTIGPALVEMGFQTSELQCAQVFFERGPFSDVLNWLGAMVSSMKQVCTIEESLGRVSDLVSAVKKFAYDEKSPARDLDVHDSLQSTLTILGHKLRIKQIKVEKRFDASPSVIETRGSALSQVWTNLIDNAADASPANGKIEIATWTEPEWLVISIGDQGAGIPEAVLPHIWEAFFTTKPQGSGTGLGLDIVHRIVTQKFDGQIAVESKPGDTRFIVRLPRRGGNYAQRALKTTAHA
- a CDS encoding FAD-dependent oxidoreductase; this translates as MARPIILAVDDDVNVLEAVVQDLRRRYGADYRVMRAAGGQAALDTLSQVKERNENVALLISDQRMPGLTGVQVLERSREVYPEARRVLLTAYADTEAAIQAINSARIHYYLNKPWDPPEERLYPVVSDLLESWRLGYRPRFEGLTVLGHRWSARDHEIRSFLSCNHVPYRWLDVDGEEGSKLLQERKLESAEFPVVLFPDGASLAAPSPEELAQRVGLKIQASKDFYDLVVVGGGPAGLAAAVYGASEGLRTLVVEPEAPGGQAGTTSLIKNYLGFHQGITGAELGQRALLQAQAFDVEFVTQRAAGLRIDGQYNFICMSDGREVSSHAVVLAPGVQYRKLDVPGAERLTGRGIYYGAALVEAPSCKDEDVYVVGGANSAGQAALHFSKYARTVTMLVRGPGLAATMSKYLIDEIGRTSNIVLRPQTQVIRAIGEEHLEGLRLRGPNGEEEVKAESLFVFIGAAPRTDWLPPAILRDEKGFILAGPDLRNDGKLPPEWQETREPFLLETSVPGVFVAGDVRHGSVKRVASAVGEGSIAVQFIHQYLAGF
- a CDS encoding response regulator transcription factor — encoded protein: MKKIILADSQAIFRAGTAKVLAADDDLRIIAQCADLERLFHAIDTFPGSIILFAASLRPDLLQLRRRLEKAGSRGIVIAENSEAAQVYVQQGFRGVIFRNVTGQALVDCVRRVSNGDTWIPPQLAAVSPVDEDVVGTRVRDRLTPKEMRIVALIVQGCKNRDIALRLKTTEQVIKNYLRSIYDKTGVSDRLELALFTIHHRALAAAAAEMSTKMDAEEQAATGAVA
- a CDS encoding DUF3300 domain-containing protein — encoded protein: MTTRLFLTLALAAGIPAFAAAQNPDNPPQADPQVSGPAQLTDVQSGSPQGYLDPNFANKPHAGTPLPSDGSATAAPPPSSPNQAPNWYKDSPQAYDHGASKPRHLRAPKNRPQVYDDTQSEPAPSSEVAQENPPEQPQELPPAQSDDEPTPQVQPLPRYYGGQSSQQQYDQQQYQDQQAYAGQPQQNYQQPQDYAYQGEPDYPQDDYGSGAVQPTQQPLGAEQLEQLVAPIALYPDQLVAQILTASTYPAQITAADQFVRSMNGAQPEQIAQGANAQTGWDPSVKALTAFPQVLAMLDGNLQWTAALGNAYYNQPQDVLETIQLLRQRAQQDGNLQSTAQQQVIQQPNYIQIEPTNPEYVYVPSYNPWYVYGAPIAPYPSFEFGDWGLYIGGGIGWGLRFAVAPFFNFGFGFGYWGLDWARGGCLYNHGYYWSHSHEVRDWGFAHGGRRWDGGRSGWNHGGYGGRDYARFGNYNHEPMNIHGAPGPRSGGHSFFGGSQQELHRMQPARPMQGYGHMQGGFTRPQSPGQQAFSHLPPANGRPEQFRGRTQPYGGQPFSGRQPLAGGPQPFRGGSPGFGGRNEPYSRPQPVAPSPRPGNGFGGYPRPNQGYMGRPAPLQTYRGPQQSYSAPRPFGGGSSGFGQSYARPQQPSNHSFFGGGGRSAPSFGGGGHSFGGGSHSFGGGPSFGGGSHSFGGGGGHSFGGGGGHSFGGGGGHSFGGGGHSFGGGGGHSFGGGGGHSFGGGGHSSGGGHHR